A DNA window from Enterobacter cloacae subsp. cloacae ATCC 13047 contains the following coding sequences:
- a CDS encoding Cof-type HAD-IIB family hydrolase, with amino-acid sequence MTVKVIVTDMDGTFLDDAKQYDRDRFQAQFEQLKARNIEFVVASGNQYYQLISFFPELKDQISFVAENGALVFDHGEQIFHGELTRHESQIVIGELLKDKGLNFVACGLDSAYVSDQAPEAFVALMSKHYHRLKRISDYRDINDVLFKFSLNLPDSDISNLVDKLHVSLDGIMKPVTSGFGFVDLIIPGLHKANGISRLLKRWKVSPQECVGIGDSGNDAEMLKLVKYSFAMGNAAESIRDVSRYSTDDNNHQGALNVIQAVLDHHSPFDA; translated from the coding sequence ATGACCGTTAAAGTTATCGTCACCGATATGGACGGAACTTTCCTTGATGATGCCAAGCAGTACGATCGTGACCGCTTTCAGGCACAGTTTGAGCAGCTTAAAGCCCGTAATATTGAATTTGTTGTCGCCAGCGGTAACCAGTATTACCAGCTCATCTCCTTCTTCCCGGAACTGAAAGATCAGATCTCCTTCGTGGCGGAAAACGGTGCGCTGGTCTTCGATCACGGTGAACAAATTTTCCACGGCGAGCTGACGCGTCATGAGTCGCAAATCGTTATTGGCGAACTGCTGAAAGACAAAGGGCTGAACTTTGTGGCCTGCGGTCTCGACAGCGCTTACGTCAGCGACCAGGCCCCCGAGGCGTTCGTGGCGCTGATGTCAAAGCACTATCACCGCTTAAAGCGTATCAGCGACTACCGCGACATTAACGACGTGTTGTTTAAGTTCTCCCTGAACCTGCCGGACAGCGATATCTCGAATCTGGTCGATAAACTGCATGTCTCCCTGGACGGCATTATGAAGCCGGTCACCAGCGGCTTTGGTTTTGTCGATTTGATTATCCCCGGCCTGCACAAAGCCAATGGCATCAGCCGTCTGCTGAAACGCTGGAAAGTCTCCCCGCAGGAGTGCGTGGGTATTGGCGACAGCGGCAATGACGCGGAGATGCTGAAGCTGGTGAAATACTCCTTTGCAATGGGCAACGCAGCCGAAAGCATCAGAGACGTAAGCCGCTATAGCACCGACGACAACAACCACCAGGGCGCGCTGAACGTTATTCAGGCGGTGCTGGACCACCACTCCCCGTTCGACGCCTGA
- a CDS encoding DUF1479 domain-containing protein — translation MTFTSETLPADHKAAIREMKRELRAQIGDVQAVFDKLSDTIATRVAEINALKNKGEPVWPVIPFADVKDGTITSAQREAIKRRGCAVIKGHFPREQALAWDQSMLDYLDLNQFDEVYKGPGDNFFGTLTASRPEIYPIYWSQAQMQARQSEEMAQVQSFLNRLWTFESNGKQWFDPDVSVIYPDRIRRRPPGTTSKGLGAHTDSGALERWLLPAYQQVFARVFDGNVEKYDPWNAAHRTEVEEYTVDNTTKCSVFRTFQGWTALSDMIPGQGLLHVVPIPEAMAYILLRPLLDDVPEDELCGVAPGRVLPVSEKWHPLLIEALTSIPALEAGDSVWWHCDVIHSVAPVEDQQGWGNVMYIPAAPMCEKNLAYAKKVKAALETGASPGDFPREDYEKTWQDRFTVADLNIHGKRALGMA, via the coding sequence ATGACGTTTACCAGTGAAACTTTGCCGGCGGATCACAAAGCCGCAATCCGTGAGATGAAGCGCGAGCTACGGGCGCAAATCGGCGATGTGCAGGCGGTGTTCGATAAGCTCAGCGATACCATCGCGACCCGCGTGGCGGAAATTAACGCCCTGAAAAACAAAGGCGAGCCCGTCTGGCCGGTGATCCCGTTTGCGGATGTGAAAGATGGCACCATCACATCCGCGCAGCGTGAGGCGATCAAACGCCGGGGTTGCGCGGTAATAAAAGGTCATTTCCCGCGCGAGCAGGCGCTGGCATGGGATCAGTCGATGCTCGATTACCTCGATCTCAACCAGTTTGATGAAGTCTATAAAGGGCCCGGCGATAACTTCTTTGGTACCTTAACGGCGTCTCGCCCGGAGATTTACCCTATCTACTGGTCACAGGCGCAAATGCAGGCGCGCCAGAGTGAAGAGATGGCGCAGGTGCAGTCGTTTCTGAACCGTCTGTGGACATTCGAGAGCAACGGCAAACAGTGGTTCGACCCGGACGTCAGCGTGATTTACCCGGATCGCATCCGCCGTCGTCCACCGGGCACCACCTCGAAAGGGCTGGGCGCGCATACCGATTCCGGTGCGCTGGAGCGCTGGCTGCTGCCCGCCTATCAGCAGGTTTTCGCCCGCGTCTTTGATGGCAACGTAGAGAAATACGATCCGTGGAATGCTGCACACCGTACTGAAGTGGAAGAGTACACCGTGGATAACACCACCAAATGTTCGGTGTTCCGCACCTTCCAGGGCTGGACGGCGCTGTCGGACATGATCCCGGGCCAGGGGCTGCTGCACGTGGTGCCAATCCCGGAAGCGATGGCTTATATTCTGCTGCGTCCGCTGCTGGATGACGTGCCGGAGGACGAACTGTGCGGCGTCGCGCCGGGGCGCGTTCTGCCGGTGTCAGAGAAATGGCACCCGCTGCTTATCGAAGCGCTCACCAGCATTCCGGCACTGGAGGCGGGCGATTCGGTGTGGTGGCACTGCGATGTGATCCACTCCGTCGCGCCGGTTGAGGATCAACAGGGCTGGGGCAACGTGATGTACATTCCTGCCGCGCCGATGTGCGAGAAGAACCTCGCCTACGCGAAGAAGGTGAAAGCGGCGCTGGAAACCGGGGCATCACCGGGTGATTTCCCGCGCGAGGATTATGAAAAAACCTGGCAGGATCGCTTTACCGTGGCCGATCTCAATATCCACGGCAAGCGTGCGCTGGGCATGGCTTAA
- a CDS encoding MFS transporter, whose protein sequence is MSQDINNTVAASKTRRVIKNLRWYVLVLFLLGVTVNYITRNSLGILAPELKESLGITTEQYSWIVGAFQIAYTIFQPLCGWLIDVIGLKIGFMICAGIWALMCIFHAGAGSWLHLAILRFFMGASEAAATPANAKTIGEWFPKSERPVAAGWAGVGFSIGAMLAPPIIYFAHASFGWQGAFMFTGVLALLWVLLWWAFYHNPEQHPNLSKDELAFIKQDNEPPAVKLPFLTALKTVSKNKRFYGIAIPAFMAEPAWAVLSFWVPLYLAKEHGMDLKQIAMFAWLPFLAADLGSVASGYLTRLYTRLFGCSRVNSVVASSVTGAFLMISLAVVAITRDPYITIVLISIGGFGHQIISCMLSALVVESFDKGQMATVNGMRGSAAWIASFLFSLLIGVTADKIGFNPLFIAMGFFDLIGAVFLVAFIAERRAKRA, encoded by the coding sequence ATGAGTCAGGACATTAATAACACCGTTGCGGCAAGCAAAACCCGTCGCGTCATTAAAAACCTGCGCTGGTATGTGCTGGTGCTGTTCTTACTTGGCGTCACCGTTAACTACATCACCCGAAACTCACTCGGGATCCTCGCCCCGGAACTGAAAGAGAGCCTCGGGATCACCACCGAGCAGTACTCCTGGATCGTCGGGGCATTCCAGATCGCCTACACCATTTTCCAGCCTCTGTGCGGCTGGCTGATCGACGTGATCGGCCTGAAGATTGGCTTTATGATTTGCGCCGGGATCTGGGCGCTGATGTGTATTTTCCACGCGGGTGCCGGGAGCTGGCTGCACCTTGCCATCCTGCGCTTCTTTATGGGGGCTTCTGAAGCCGCCGCCACGCCCGCAAACGCCAAAACCATTGGTGAATGGTTCCCGAAATCGGAACGTCCTGTGGCAGCCGGCTGGGCCGGTGTGGGCTTCTCCATTGGCGCGATGCTGGCTCCGCCTATCATCTACTTCGCGCACGCCTCGTTTGGCTGGCAGGGCGCGTTTATGTTCACCGGCGTGCTGGCGCTGCTGTGGGTGCTCCTGTGGTGGGCGTTCTACCACAATCCGGAGCAGCACCCGAACCTGAGCAAAGACGAGCTGGCGTTTATCAAGCAGGATAACGAACCGCCTGCGGTAAAACTGCCCTTCCTGACCGCACTGAAAACCGTCTCAAAAAACAAACGCTTCTACGGTATCGCCATCCCGGCCTTTATGGCGGAACCGGCCTGGGCGGTACTGAGTTTCTGGGTGCCGCTGTATCTCGCCAAAGAGCACGGCATGGATCTGAAGCAGATCGCGATGTTTGCCTGGCTGCCGTTCCTGGCCGCCGATCTCGGCAGCGTGGCAAGCGGTTACCTCACCCGTCTGTATACCCGCCTGTTTGGCTGCTCCCGCGTCAACTCCGTGGTGGCAAGCTCCGTCACCGGCGCGTTCCTGATGATCTCTCTGGCCGTCGTCGCCATTACCCGCGACCCGTACATCACCATCGTGCTGATCTCCATCGGCGGTTTCGGGCATCAGATCATCTCCTGCATGCTCAGCGCCCTGGTGGTGGAGTCGTTCGATAAAGGCCAGATGGCGACCGTTAACGGTATGCGCGGCTCGGCGGCGTGGATCGCCAGCTTCCTGTTCTCGCTGTTGATTGGTGTGACCGCCGACAAAATCGGCTTCAACCCGCTCTTTATTGCCATGGGTTTCTTTGACCTGATTGGCGCTGTTTTCCTGGTGGCATTTATTGCTGAACGTCGCGCCAAGCGCGCCTGA
- a CDS encoding TIM-barrel domain-containing protein, protein MKTLKNWTVDKQSANHLELLVDNQHRLCLYVLEENLFRVLIKRKGELALDRTWSIAPEEDVPWEGRRRDDLSGFTCPAWTLSQQDEGLTIATEQLRVTVHQPLWLEWHYRNDAGEWQPLVNDRPTSAYLLNAHGDGVAHYLSRRKDERFYGLGEKAGDLQRNGKRFEMRNLDAMGYNAASTDPLYKHIPFTLTRRDDVSYGLFYDNLSSCWLDLGNEIDNYHTAYRRWQAEAGDIDYYLFTGKRVLDVTKAFVRLTGKTLFGPKWSLGYSGSTMHYTDAPDAQNQLMNFIRLCEEHAIPCDSFQLSSGYTSINGKRYVFNWNYDKVPQPKVMTQAFHDAGLRLAANIKPCLLQDHPRYSEVAENGLFIRDSETDAPERSSFWDDEGSHLDFTNPQTVKWWQEGVTTQLLEMGIDSTWNDNNEYEVWDGEARCHGFGKEIAIKHIRPVMPLLMMRASLEAQQRFAPEKRPYLISRSGCAGMQRYVQTWSGDNRTNWDTLRYNIRMGLGMSLSGLFNVGHDVGGFSGDKPDAELFVRWVQNGVMHPRFTIHSWNDDHTVNEPWMYPGVTPAIRGAIELRYRLLPYLYTLLWQAHADDEPMLRPTFLDHEHDAQTFEECDEFLLGRDLLVASVVEAGQRERRLWLPDNETGWYDFYTHAWYAGGQWIALDAPLEKLPLLVRAGAGLPLSERITHVSAEKDDTRELKLFPVKGVGTSTGLLFEDDGESWGYQNGNALWVEWEMVCDGATINLKITARGDYRPAWKALKVSLPAGEKRRLLVNGIEGSEWVM, encoded by the coding sequence ATGAAAACCCTGAAAAACTGGACCGTCGATAAGCAGTCGGCCAACCATCTGGAACTGCTGGTGGATAACCAGCACCGCCTGTGCCTGTATGTGCTGGAAGAGAACCTGTTCCGCGTACTGATCAAACGTAAAGGTGAACTGGCGCTGGACCGCACCTGGAGCATCGCTCCGGAAGAAGATGTGCCGTGGGAAGGCCGTCGTCGCGACGATCTGAGCGGCTTCACCTGCCCTGCCTGGACGCTAAGCCAGCAGGATGAGGGGCTGACAATTGCTACCGAACAGCTGCGTGTGACCGTTCATCAGCCGCTGTGGCTGGAGTGGCATTATCGCAATGACGCCGGTGAGTGGCAGCCGCTGGTCAATGACCGTCCGACCAGCGCCTATCTGCTGAACGCTCACGGCGACGGGGTGGCACACTACCTGAGCCGTCGCAAGGACGAGCGTTTTTACGGCCTGGGTGAGAAAGCGGGCGACCTGCAGCGCAACGGTAAGCGCTTCGAGATGCGCAACCTCGACGCCATGGGCTACAACGCGGCCAGCACCGACCCGCTGTACAAACACATCCCGTTTACCCTTACCCGCCGCGATGACGTGAGTTACGGCCTGTTCTACGACAACCTGAGCAGCTGCTGGCTGGATCTGGGCAACGAGATTGATAACTACCACACCGCTTACCGTCGCTGGCAGGCGGAAGCGGGTGATATCGATTACTACCTCTTTACCGGCAAACGGGTGCTGGACGTCACCAAAGCCTTTGTGCGCCTGACCGGGAAAACGCTGTTCGGGCCGAAATGGAGCCTGGGCTACAGCGGGTCGACCATGCACTACACCGACGCGCCGGACGCGCAGAATCAACTGATGAATTTTATTCGCCTGTGCGAAGAGCATGCGATCCCGTGCGACTCGTTCCAGCTCTCATCGGGTTATACCTCAATCAACGGCAAGCGCTATGTCTTTAACTGGAACTACGACAAAGTGCCGCAACCGAAGGTGATGACCCAGGCATTCCACGATGCGGGACTGCGGCTGGCGGCAAACATCAAGCCGTGCCTGCTGCAGGACCACCCGCGCTATAGCGAAGTGGCGGAAAACGGCCTGTTCATTCGTGATTCAGAAACCGATGCACCAGAACGCTCCAGCTTCTGGGATGACGAAGGTTCCCACCTCGACTTTACCAACCCGCAGACGGTGAAATGGTGGCAGGAAGGAGTCACCACGCAGCTGCTGGAGATGGGGATCGACTCCACCTGGAACGATAACAACGAATACGAAGTGTGGGACGGCGAAGCGCGCTGTCATGGTTTTGGCAAGGAGATCGCCATCAAACACATCCGCCCGGTGATGCCGCTGCTGATGATGCGCGCCTCGCTGGAAGCGCAGCAGCGGTTTGCCCCGGAAAAGCGCCCGTATCTGATCTCCCGTTCCGGCTGCGCCGGGATGCAACGTTACGTTCAGACCTGGAGCGGCGATAACCGCACCAACTGGGATACCCTGCGCTATAACATCCGCATGGGGCTGGGCATGAGCCTGTCCGGGCTGTTTAACGTTGGTCATGACGTGGGCGGTTTTTCTGGCGACAAACCCGACGCCGAGCTGTTTGTCCGCTGGGTGCAGAACGGCGTGATGCACCCGCGTTTTACCATTCACTCGTGGAATGACGATCACACGGTAAACGAGCCGTGGATGTATCCGGGCGTCACCCCCGCTATTCGCGGTGCTATTGAGCTGCGCTATCGTCTGCTGCCGTATCTCTACACCCTGCTCTGGCAGGCGCATGCCGATGACGAACCGATGCTGCGCCCAACCTTCCTCGACCACGAACACGATGCGCAGACCTTTGAAGAGTGCGACGAGTTCCTGCTGGGCCGGGACCTGCTGGTGGCAAGCGTGGTGGAGGCCGGACAGCGCGAGCGCCGTCTCTGGCTGCCGGATAACGAAACCGGCTGGTACGATTTTTACACCCACGCGTGGTACGCGGGCGGGCAGTGGATCGCTCTGGATGCACCGCTGGAAAAACTGCCGCTGCTGGTGCGCGCCGGTGCCGGTCTGCCGCTCAGCGAACGCATCACTCACGTCAGCGCGGAAAAAGACGACACCCGCGAACTGAAGCTGTTCCCGGTCAAAGGCGTGGGTACCAGCACCGGTCTGCTGTTTGAAGATGACGGTGAAAGCTGGGGCTATCAGAACGGCAATGCGCTGTGGGTAGAGTGGGAAATGGTGTGCGATGGGGCAACCATCAATTTGAAGATCACTGCGCGCGGAGATTATCGTCCGGCGTGGAAAGCACTGAAGGTGTCATTACCGGCGGGGGAAAAACGCAGGCTGCTTGTGAATGGGATTGAAGGGAGTGAGTGGGTGATGTAG
- a CDS encoding ABC-F family ATPase — protein sequence MLVTSNVTMQFGSKPLFENISVKFGGGNRYGLIGANGSGKSTFMKILGGDLEPTLGNVSLDPNERIGKLRQDQFAFEEFTVLDTVIMGHAELWEVKQERDRIYALAEMSEEDGYKVADLETQYGEMDGYSAEARAGELLLGVGIPVEQHYGPMSEVAPGWKLRVLLAQALFSNPDILLLDEPTNNLDIDTIRWLEQTLNDRDSTMIIISHDRHFLNMVCTHMADLDYGELRVYPGNYDEYMTAATQARERLLADNAKKKAQIADLQSFVSRFSANASKSRQATSRARQIDKIKLEEVKASSRQNPFIRFEQDKKLFRNALEVEALTKGFDEGPLFKNFNLLLEVGEKIAILGANGVGKSTMLKTLVGELQPDNGSVKWSENAQIGYYAQDHEYEFENDLTVFDWMSQWKQEGDDEQAVRSILGRLLFSQDDIKKPAKVLSGGEKGRMLFGKLMMEKPNILVMDEPTNHLDMESIESLNMALEMYQGTLIFVSHDREFVSSLATRVIEITPERVVDFTGNYEDYLRSKGIEN from the coding sequence GTGTTAGTTACCAGCAACGTCACTATGCAGTTTGGCAGTAAGCCGCTGTTCGAAAACATTTCCGTCAAATTTGGCGGCGGCAACCGTTACGGCCTGATTGGTGCCAACGGTAGCGGTAAATCCACCTTTATGAAGATCCTCGGCGGTGACCTGGAGCCGACGCTCGGCAACGTGTCGCTCGATCCCAACGAGCGCATCGGTAAACTGCGTCAGGATCAGTTCGCCTTTGAAGAGTTCACCGTGCTCGACACCGTGATCATGGGGCACGCGGAGCTGTGGGAAGTGAAGCAGGAGCGCGACCGTATCTACGCTCTGGCCGAAATGAGCGAAGAAGATGGCTACAAAGTGGCCGATCTGGAGACGCAATACGGCGAAATGGACGGTTATTCTGCAGAAGCGCGTGCGGGCGAGCTGCTGCTGGGCGTGGGCATTCCGGTCGAACAGCATTACGGCCCAATGAGCGAAGTGGCACCTGGCTGGAAGCTGCGTGTGCTGCTGGCGCAGGCACTGTTCTCTAACCCGGACATTCTGCTGCTCGATGAACCGACGAACAACCTGGACATCGACACCATCCGCTGGCTGGAGCAGACGCTCAACGACCGTGACAGCACCATGATCATCATCTCGCACGACCGTCACTTCCTGAACATGGTGTGTACGCACATGGCGGATCTGGATTACGGTGAGCTGCGTGTTTACCCGGGCAACTACGACGAATACATGACGGCGGCCACCCAGGCGCGTGAACGTCTGCTGGCGGATAACGCCAAGAAGAAAGCGCAGATTGCGGACCTGCAATCCTTCGTCAGCCGCTTTAGCGCCAACGCCTCTAAATCCCGTCAGGCAACATCGCGTGCCCGCCAGATTGACAAAATCAAACTGGAAGAAGTTAAAGCTTCCAGCCGTCAGAACCCGTTCATCCGTTTCGAGCAGGACAAGAAACTGTTCCGTAACGCGCTGGAAGTGGAAGCCCTTACCAAAGGTTTTGATGAAGGCCCGCTGTTTAAAAACTTCAACCTGCTGCTGGAAGTGGGCGAGAAGATCGCCATTCTGGGTGCCAACGGCGTGGGTAAATCCACCATGCTGAAAACCCTGGTCGGCGAACTGCAGCCGGACAACGGGAGCGTGAAATGGTCCGAAAACGCGCAAATTGGTTATTACGCGCAGGATCATGAATATGAATTTGAAAACGACCTGACCGTCTTCGACTGGATGAGCCAGTGGAAGCAGGAAGGCGACGATGAGCAGGCGGTGCGCAGTATTCTGGGGCGTCTGCTGTTCAGCCAGGACGACATCAAGAAGCCTGCCAAAGTGCTCTCCGGTGGAGAGAAGGGCCGCATGCTGTTCGGCAAGCTGATGATGGAAAAACCGAACATTCTGGTGATGGACGAACCGACCAACCACCTGGATATGGAATCTATCGAATCGCTGAACATGGCGCTGGAGATGTACCAGGGCACCCTGATCTTCGTTTCTCACGACCGTGAGTTCGTCAGCTCGCTGGCGACCCGCGTGATTGAAATTACGCCAGAGCGCGTGGTGGACTTCACCGGTAACTATGAAGATTACCTGCGCAGCAAAGGTATCGAGAACTAA
- the ldtB gene encoding L,D-transpeptidase, which translates to MNMKLTTLFAAALAVVGFCKTASAVTYPLPTDGSRLVGQNQVVTVPEGNTQPLEYFAAQYQLGLSNMLEANPGVDPYLPKAGTVLNIPQQLILPDTVHEGIVINSAEMRLYYYPKGTNTVIVLPIGIGQLGKDTPLNWTTKVERKKAGPTWTPTAKMHAEYIAAGEPLPAVVPAGPDNPMGLYALYIGRLYAIHGTNANFGIGLRVSHGCVRLRNDDIKFLFENVPVGTRVQFINEPVKATSEPDGSRYIEVHNPLSTSEDQINNNEIVPITLTSAVQSVTSQPDVETTIVDQAVQNRSGMPVRLN; encoded by the coding sequence ATGAACATGAAATTAACAACGCTTTTTGCGGCGGCGTTAGCCGTAGTAGGTTTTTGCAAAACCGCTTCTGCGGTGACTTATCCGCTGCCGACAGACGGTAGCCGTCTGGTGGGTCAAAACCAGGTGGTGACGGTGCCTGAGGGTAACACTCAGCCGCTGGAGTATTTCGCAGCACAGTACCAGCTGGGCCTGTCTAACATGCTGGAAGCGAACCCGGGCGTTGACCCATACCTGCCAAAAGCAGGTACCGTTCTCAATATCCCTCAGCAGCTGATCCTGCCGGATACCGTTCATGAAGGTATCGTGATTAACAGCGCGGAGATGCGTCTGTATTACTATCCGAAAGGCACCAACACGGTAATCGTGCTGCCAATCGGTATCGGTCAGCTGGGTAAAGATACCCCGCTGAACTGGACCACCAAAGTTGAACGTAAGAAAGCAGGCCCAACCTGGACCCCAACGGCGAAAATGCACGCGGAATACATCGCGGCAGGTGAACCGCTGCCAGCCGTGGTTCCAGCAGGCCCGGATAACCCAATGGGTCTGTACGCCCTGTACATCGGCCGCCTGTACGCCATCCACGGTACCAACGCTAACTTCGGTATCGGCCTGCGCGTAAGCCACGGCTGCGTGCGTCTGCGTAACGACGACATCAAATTCCTGTTCGAAAACGTGCCGGTAGGTACCCGCGTCCAGTTCATCAACGAACCGGTTAAAGCGACCTCTGAGCCGGATGGCAGCCGTTACATTGAAGTGCACAACCCGCTGTCCACCAGCGAAGACCAGATCAACAATAACGAAATCGTGCCGATTACGCTGACCAGCGCGGTGCAGTCCGTGACCTCTCAGCCGGACGTGGAAACGACTATCGTTGACCAGGCTGTGCAGAACCGTTCCGGTATGCCGGTGCGTTTGAACTAA
- a CDS encoding GntR family transcriptional regulator — protein MAAKYITIAREIKKRIISQQYAANEPLPDQFALAAEFNTSRMTIQQAMRQLIVEGLVYTRQGQGTFIRKNFLQLSQWDLSGSDYFGATKTWEHLGTVTSQVVHFELRFPNEKEQASLMINADTPVYDFIRLRLLNGEPMSLDATVMPLNLVPGLNKSHLESSVFRYVQETLGLKIMGSYRVVRALKPNALDMQHLVCEESDPVLEVEQVIYLEDGTPLEYAHCHYRYDHGGIVIVNNG, from the coding sequence ATGGCGGCGAAGTACATCACCATAGCGCGTGAAATCAAAAAACGCATCATCAGCCAGCAGTATGCCGCCAATGAACCCCTGCCGGACCAGTTTGCGCTGGCGGCGGAGTTCAATACCAGCCGGATGACCATTCAGCAGGCCATGCGTCAGCTGATCGTTGAAGGGCTGGTATATACCCGTCAGGGGCAGGGGACGTTCATCCGCAAAAACTTCCTTCAGTTGTCGCAGTGGGATCTCTCCGGCAGCGACTACTTTGGCGCGACCAAAACCTGGGAGCATCTGGGCACGGTAACGAGCCAGGTGGTGCATTTTGAACTGCGCTTCCCGAACGAAAAAGAGCAGGCCTCGCTGATGATCAATGCCGATACGCCGGTCTATGACTTCATTCGTCTGCGTTTGCTTAATGGTGAGCCCATGTCGCTGGACGCGACCGTAATGCCGCTCAACCTGGTGCCCGGCCTGAACAAAAGCCATCTTGAAAGCTCGGTGTTTCGCTATGTGCAGGAGACGCTGGGGCTGAAAATCATGGGATCGTACCGCGTGGTGCGGGCGCTAAAGCCGAATGCGCTGGATATGCAGCATCTGGTCTGCGAGGAGAGCGACCCGGTGCTGGAGGTGGAGCAGGTGATCTATCTGGAAGATGGCACGCCGCTGGAGTATGCGCACTGTCATTATCGTTACGACCACGGCGGGATTGTGATCGTGAATAACGGATAA
- a CDS encoding PTS sugar transporter subunit IIC, translating into MSETKITPHMQSYVDKFVEFSARLANQVHLRSLRDAFATVMPIFILAGLAVLVNNVVFPWIFDGDTLTHFKVWGEAIINGTLNIAALLLAPMIAWSLARNKDFDNPVSAVVIAVSSFIIMMPMRLQLTPVGSDTTVNVTQVLTFANIGSTGIFAGVLIGLLSTELFIAISRLKALQISLGENVPPAVSKSFSALIPTILTLSLFAVLAALLANVLHTDLIHLITTFIQQPLRLINTSLPGTIFIYSFGNFLFTLGIHQSVVNSVVLEPFLLINTNENMLAFANGQPIPHIINNIFVPTFGMVGGTGSTISLLIAIFIFSRQQSAKQVARLSLAPGLFNINEPVIFGLPIVFNLPLMIPFVLLPAIGIYFAWLCTTLGLMSRCVVMIPWTTPPILSAWLATAGDWRAVVVQLAIIVFGVFFYLPFLKIAERVALKNSGIEH; encoded by the coding sequence ATGTCTGAAACAAAAATCACACCGCATATGCAGTCCTATGTCGATAAATTTGTTGAGTTCTCGGCGCGCCTGGCAAACCAGGTGCATCTTCGCTCCCTGCGCGATGCCTTCGCCACGGTGATGCCGATTTTCATCCTCGCCGGACTGGCGGTGCTGGTGAACAATGTGGTGTTCCCATGGATTTTTGACGGCGACACGCTCACGCACTTCAAGGTATGGGGCGAGGCGATCATCAATGGCACGCTGAATATCGCCGCGCTGCTGCTGGCACCGATGATTGCCTGGTCGCTGGCGCGCAACAAGGATTTCGACAATCCGGTCTCGGCAGTGGTTATCGCTGTCAGCAGCTTTATTATCATGATGCCGATGCGTCTGCAGCTCACGCCCGTCGGCAGCGACACCACGGTGAATGTCACCCAGGTGCTGACCTTCGCCAACATTGGTTCGACCGGGATTTTCGCCGGGGTGCTGATTGGCTTGCTCTCGACGGAGCTGTTTATCGCCATCTCGCGGCTCAAGGCGCTGCAAATATCACTGGGGGAAAACGTGCCGCCGGCGGTCAGTAAATCTTTTAGCGCCCTGATCCCGACCATCCTGACGCTCTCACTGTTTGCCGTTCTGGCCGCGCTGCTGGCGAACGTATTGCATACGGATCTGATTCACCTGATCACCACCTTTATCCAGCAGCCGCTGCGGCTCATCAATACCAGCCTGCCGGGGACGATTTTTATCTACAGCTTTGGTAACTTCCTCTTCACGCTGGGTATTCATCAGTCGGTAGTCAACAGCGTGGTGCTGGAGCCGTTCCTGTTGATTAATACCAATGAGAACATGCTGGCCTTTGCCAACGGCCAGCCGATCCCGCACATCATCAACAACATCTTCGTGCCGACCTTTGGCATGGTGGGCGGTACCGGTAGCACCATTTCACTGCTGATCGCCATTTTTATCTTCTCGCGGCAACAATCGGCGAAACAGGTGGCACGTCTGTCGCTGGCGCCGGGTCTGTTCAATATCAACGAGCCGGTGATTTTCGGCCTGCCGATTGTATTTAACCTGCCTTTAATGATCCCGTTTGTCCTGTTGCCCGCCATTGGCATTTACTTCGCCTGGCTCTGCACCACGCTGGGATTAATGTCGCGCTGCGTGGTGATGATCCCGTGGACCACGCCGCCAATTCTGAGCGCCTGGCTGGCAACCGCGGGGGACTGGCGGGCGGTGGTGGTGCAGTTGGCAATCATCGTATTTGGTGTATTCTTCTACCTGCCTTTCCTCAAAATTGCCGAGCGAGTGGCGTTGAAAAACAGCGGGATAGAACATTAA